A genomic segment from Pseudosulfitobacter sp. DSM 107133 encodes:
- the argE gene encoding acetylornithine deacetylase — protein MSLRETVELLDQLIAMPTVSADSNMAMIAELAQRLEDAGAQTDVMLSPCGTKANLWARIGPDAPGGLLLSGHTDVVPVEDQDWTSDPFAMRNTGDRLYGRGTCDMKGFIAAAVVMAGKVQAQKPVHFAFTYDEEVGCIGARALIPELQARGLQPTMAVIGEPTGMRVIEGHKGCCEYTTHFTGLEGHGSDPGRGVNAAEYAVRYVGRLMELRADLMARTPAGSRFEPPWTTINIGRVSGGVAHNVIAGKAEVEWEMRPVVQDDARFVRKSIEAFVEDEMLPMMRAIYPQADIRTETIGEIAGLEPMEVNTARDVLAGLLGTNSAELVPFGTEAGLFQEMGMDVVVCGPGHIAQAHKPDEFVAIDQMAACLAMLEPLMTGA, from the coding sequence ATGAGCCTGCGCGAGACTGTCGAACTGCTGGACCAGTTGATCGCCATGCCGACAGTGTCGGCGGACAGCAACATGGCAATGATCGCCGAACTGGCGCAACGATTGGAAGACGCCGGTGCACAAACCGATGTAATGTTGTCGCCCTGTGGAACCAAGGCCAACCTATGGGCCCGAATCGGCCCCGACGCACCGGGGGGACTGTTGCTGAGTGGGCATACAGATGTGGTGCCCGTGGAAGACCAGGACTGGACGTCGGACCCGTTCGCGATGCGCAATACAGGGGATCGTCTGTACGGACGCGGCACCTGTGACATGAAGGGGTTTATCGCTGCCGCCGTGGTCATGGCAGGCAAGGTACAGGCGCAAAAGCCGGTGCATTTCGCCTTTACCTATGACGAAGAGGTGGGCTGTATAGGTGCCCGCGCGTTGATCCCTGAATTGCAGGCACGCGGGTTGCAACCCACAATGGCCGTGATCGGAGAACCGACCGGGATGCGTGTGATCGAGGGGCACAAGGGGTGCTGCGAATACACCACGCATTTTACGGGTCTTGAGGGGCACGGCAGTGATCCCGGGCGCGGTGTGAATGCTGCGGAATATGCTGTGCGCTATGTCGGTCGGCTGATGGAACTGCGCGCCGATCTGATGGCGCGCACGCCCGCCGGCAGCCGGTTCGAGCCGCCATGGACCACGATTAATATCGGTCGGGTTTCAGGTGGGGTGGCGCATAATGTCATCGCGGGCAAGGCAGAGGTGGAATGGGAAATGCGCCCTGTTGTACAAGATGACGCCCGTTTTGTACGAAAAAGCATCGAGGCTTTTGTCGAGGATGAAATGCTGCCGATGATGCGCGCCATCTATCCACAGGCCGATATTCGCACCGAAACAATAGGCGAAATCGCTGGGCTGGAGCCGATGGAAGTAAACACCGCCCGCGATGTTCTGGCCGGATTGCTGGGCACCAACAGCGCCGAACTGGTGCCATTCGGAACCGAAGCGGGGCTGTTTCAGGAGATGGGGATGGATGTCGTGGTTTGCGGGCCGGGGCATATCGCCCAGGCCCATAAACCGGATGAATTTGTCGCCATCGACCAGATGGCCGCCTGTCTGGCCATGTTAGAGCCACTTATGACGGGCGCCTGA
- a CDS encoding aspartate aminotransferase family protein has protein sequence MAAITNHLPTAELQALDAAHHMHPFSTNNELAAKGARIITRADGVYLTDSEGNRILDGMAGLWCVNIGYGRGELADVAARQMRELPYYNTFFMTSHAPVIALAAKIAELAPAHLNHVFFAGSGSEANDTNIRMVRTYWAQKGKPTKSIIISRKNAYHGSSVGSGSLGGMTPMHEQGGLPIPDIHHIDQPNWWAEGGTSTPEDFGLQRAQELEKAILELGEDRVAAFIAEPIQGAGGVIVPPSTYWPEIQRICDKYEILLIADEVICGFGRTGEWFGSTTVGIKPDIMTIAKGLSSGYQPIGGSIVSDEVAEVMNACEFNHGYTYSGHPVASAVALENLRIMEDENILDHVRNVAAPALAEMWHGLGDHPMVGETKIVGMMASLALTPDKDSRAKFAADAGTAGFMTRERSFANNLIMRHVYDRMVISPPLVITPEEITEMGKRARTALDESYAQIKEQGLFKAAS, from the coding sequence ATGGCTGCCATCACCAACCATCTGCCCACCGCGGAATTGCAGGCGCTGGACGCCGCACACCACATGCACCCCTTTAGCACCAACAACGAACTGGCAGCAAAAGGCGCGCGCATTATCACCCGTGCCGACGGCGTTTACCTGACCGACAGCGAAGGCAACCGCATCCTGGACGGCATGGCAGGGCTGTGGTGTGTCAATATCGGCTATGGTCGTGGCGAACTGGCCGATGTTGCTGCACGGCAGATGCGCGAACTGCCCTATTACAATACGTTTTTCATGACATCGCACGCACCGGTCATCGCACTGGCCGCCAAGATTGCGGAACTGGCACCGGCGCATCTGAACCATGTTTTCTTTGCAGGTTCGGGGTCCGAGGCGAATGACACCAACATCCGCATGGTGCGCACCTATTGGGCGCAAAAGGGCAAGCCGACCAAATCCATCATCATCAGCCGCAAGAATGCCTACCATGGGTCCTCTGTCGGATCGGGCAGTCTGGGGGGCATGACCCCGATGCACGAACAGGGTGGCCTGCCGATTCCCGACATTCACCACATTGACCAACCGAACTGGTGGGCCGAAGGCGGCACATCCACGCCCGAAGACTTCGGCCTGCAACGCGCGCAAGAGCTGGAAAAAGCCATTCTGGAGCTGGGCGAGGACCGCGTCGCCGCCTTTATTGCAGAGCCTATTCAGGGCGCTGGCGGTGTAATCGTGCCTCCGTCGACCTACTGGCCGGAAATCCAGCGCATCTGTGACAAATACGAAATTCTGCTGATCGCCGACGAGGTCATCTGTGGTTTTGGCCGCACCGGCGAATGGTTCGGATCGACCACCGTGGGCATCAAACCCGACATCATGACCATCGCCAAAGGTTTGTCGTCGGGATACCAGCCCATCGGCGGATCAATCGTGTCGGACGAAGTGGCCGAGGTGATGAATGCTTGCGAGTTCAATCACGGCTATACCTATTCCGGTCATCCCGTTGCCAGCGCCGTGGCGTTGGAGAACCTGCGGATCATGGAAGACGAAAACATTCTGGACCACGTCCGCAATGTTGCGGCCCCCGCACTGGCCGAGATGTGGCACGGCTTGGGCGATCATCCGATGGTGGGGGAAACCAAGATTGTCGGCATGATGGCCTCGCTGGCCCTGACGCCCGACAAGGACAGCCGCGCCAAATTTGCCGCCGACGCGGGCACCGCCGGTTTCATGACGCGTGAACGCAGCTTTGCCAACAACCTGATCATGCGCCACGTCTATGACCGTATGGTGATCTCGCCGCCGCTGGTCATCACGCCGGAAGAAATCACCGAAATGGGCAAACGTGCGCGCACCGCGCTGGACGAATCCTATGCGCAAATCAAGGAACAGGGGCTGTTCAAAGCCGCATCCTGA